TGGCTATACGGAAACCGAGGACCTCCAGGTTCTTGAGATGCCTTACGAGAACGAAAGCGGAAAGAAACTCTCGATGATCGTCCTTCTGCCCAAGGAGAACGACCTGAAAGCGGCAGAAGACGTTCTGACCGAAGACAAGTTTAAAGAGATAAGCGGTTCGATAGAATTGCAGCAGGTGAAGGTATACTTCCCCAAGTTCAAACTCGAAACGGAATACCAGCTCTCAGACACCTTAAGCGAGATGGGAATGCCTGTGGCGTTCACGGGCTCTGCCGACTTTTCCGGCATGGACGGAACGACAGGCCTGTCCATCAGCGATGTAGTCCATAAGGCATACGTCGAGGTGAACGAGGAGGGAACCGAAGCTGCAGCTGCGACAGCTGTTGGGATAAGACTTACTGCAGTGGCAGGCGAGGATTTGACCCCTGTCTTTGTCGCAGACCACCCGTTCATCATCATGATACAGGACGATGAAACAGGAAACATTCTGTTTATCGGAAGGGTTTCGAATCCGTCTCCAGCCTGAATACTTATCTCAATCAACACTTTTTTACCGACATAATAAAATCCTGAACCGCCAATAAAGAAACAAAGTAACCCTGCAATATTTTGACCGGGGAGGCGGACCGGAACATGAGAGCGGCTGAAAAACCTAAAATCGCAAAACTATCTGAAAAAAGCGGCCTTCCTCCCGGAACTCCGGTATATACAGGGGAAAGGTCCCCGGACGAGACAAAAATCAGGATCTTTCTTTACAATGAAGAAGAATATGAAGAAAAAACTGGTTTGAGCCTTGATGAACTAAAAGAGTTCTCGGCAAAGGCTGGATCCAAATGGGTGATTGTCACAGGACTTGCCGACACACAACTGATAAATGACATATGCGAATTTTCCGGGTTGCACCCCCTGACGACAGAAGATATTTTAAATACCCACCAGAGGCCGAAGATAGAGTCCTTTGACGACTACATATACATCGTCATCAAAGTCATCCTGCCGATGGAGGACGAGGGCATATATTCGGAGCAGGCAAGCATAATACTCTTCAAAGATACGATAATTACATTCCTCGAAAATGACGACAGGATATTCGAACCCCTGATACGAAGGCTGACCGCATCGAAAGGCCGGCTGAGAAAAAACGGCAATGATTATCTTTTTTATGCCATCATTGACTCTGTAGTGGATGAATATTTTGAGATATTCGAGATCATAGGCGAAAGGCTGGAAAGGATCGAGGATTCGGTAATAATATCTCCCGAACCGGAGATCCTTGAAGATATTTATTCCGTCAGGAGGGACCTGATCTGGCTCAGGAAATCGATATGGCCGCTGCGTGATGTAGTAGCCGAACTTTCGAGAGGGGAATACGACCTCATCGGTGATAATACTGAAATTTTTCTTCGTGATGTCCACGACCACCTCTCCCAGATCTCGGAAACACTGGAGACATACAGGGATCTTGCCGCAGGAATACTGGATTTATATCTCTCGGGCGTAAGCAACAGGATGAACGAGGTGATGAAGGTGCTTACGATAATCGCTACGATATTTATTCCTCTAACTTTTATCGCAGGGCTTTACGGAATGAATTTCAGGTACATGCCGGAACTTAACCATCCTTATGCTTATCCTGCAATTCTTTTGCTTATGTTGGCAATTGCAGTTGCAATGCTGATATATTTCAGAAAAAAAAGATGGCTATGAAGGATTAACGGGATCAAATATCCCCGTTCCTGTGCTCAAGGTACCATTCGTTCGCTCTCATCAGATCTCTCGGTGTTCCTACATCGATATGGATGCCGTCGATCTTCTTATAATAAACCTTCTTCCCCTGAACAATCTGGGCCATTATAGAATCGGTGAGCTGGAGTTCGCCTTTATATCCGGGTTTCGTATTTCGTATCGCATCAAATATTTCGGGAGTAAAAACATATGCACCGAGTGCACCGAGACTGCTCTTCGCCTCTTCAACCGCCGGTTTTTCAACCATATCGAGAATTCGATCACCCTCGGGGTTGATAATGCCGTGACGGGTCACATCGGCCACTTCAGCAACTCCGACGACCGTGTCAGCCGAAGATTCAAGATGAAAGCTGATCAGGTCCCTTAAAAATGTCTTCGGGGCAAAGAAATTGTCGCCAAGGACAACAATAAAATCTTCTTTAATAATATGCTCTCCGGCCAGAACAGCATCTGCAAGACCCTTCCTTTCCTCTTGGACCACATAGGAGATATTGACCCCGAATCTTTTCCCCGACCCGAGATAATCGGAAAGCCCGTGCTTATGAGGACTTACGACAATTACGATGTGTTCGATCCCTGCAAGTTTCATTGCACGAACCACATGCTCGATTATTGCCATTTCACCGACAGGAAGAAGCTCCTTCGGTATCGCATTTGTAAACGGCCCGAGACGGGTGCCAGATCCTGCTGCAGGGATCAGCCCGGTCTTTACCAGCATATTCCCTCCGCATCAGGTACCGACAAAATCCGCCTTCCTTCTATTATTACTCTTTGCTTCATTTTATCAAACTCTTTATCCAGCCGGGAAAATTTCGGCCATTCGGTCATGACAAGACAACCGTCTGCATCCTCAAGTGCACCAGCCGCGGAATCATGATATGTAATTTCCGGGAATACGGCTTTCATATTCTCATTCGCCATAGGATCAAAGGCATGGACATCGGCTTTTTCAGCGATCAGTCTCTCTATCGCGGGCACCGCCCTTGAATCACGGATATCGTCCGTATCCCCTTTGAACGCAAGACCGAGAACTGCGATGCGTTTCCCGTTCAGGTTCCCAAGGTGTTTTTTAAGGATGTCGATAATCAGGAGCGGCTGAACCTCATTGACTTTAAGAACCGACCGGAGGAGAACAGGGTCGACACCCTTCGACTTTGCAAGGTGGATTAAGGCAGAGACATCCTTCGGGAAACAGCTCCCCCCGAATCCACACCCTGCATTGAGGAAATAGGGAGATATCCTGTGATCGAGCCCGACGCCCTCCATGACCTCATATACATCTATCCCAAGGCTTTTGCAGATATTTCCAACCTCGTTCGAGAACGAGATCTTCGTCGCAAGGAATGAATTCGATGCATACTTGATCATCTCGGCTGAGATTAGGCCGGTTCTCAGAATCTTTGCATTGAAACCCGAGTATAGCGATTCGACAAGATCGCCGGACTTTTTATCGTCGCTTCCTATCACTACCCTGTCGGGATTCATGAAGTCGTCAACAGCTATTCCTTCTCTTAAAAATTCGGGATTCATCGCGAATCCGATATTGGGATTGTTTCCCGAAGCGCTCCTGACCGCAGGGATAACAACACCGGATGTGGTGCCGGGCGGAACGGTGCTTTTTACCGTAACTACATGATAGACGCCGGAATTCTTCAGTTCTCTTCCTATCGATTCCGCAGCGGATACGATATATTTCAGATCTGCAGAACCGTCCTCTCCCATAGGAGTACCCACGCAGATAATAGAGATCTCCGAATCCCTGACAGATTCATATCCGGTGCTCGCCGAAAGATTTTTCCCCGAATGGCGGGCAAGCAGTTCTTCAAGTCCTTTTTCGTATATCGGGGGTCGGGCTGAGTTTATTGCATCGATCTTTTCTTTGTCTATATCGATAATAGTGACATGATGACCTTTTTCGGCAAGACATGCGCCGGTTATCAGGCCTACATATCCTCCTCCGACAACGGATATTTTCACAATGATT
The Methanolacinia paynteri DNA segment above includes these coding regions:
- a CDS encoding sugar phosphate nucleotidyltransferase, translated to MLVKTGLIPAAGSGTRLGPFTNAIPKELLPVGEMAIIEHVVRAMKLAGIEHIVIVVSPHKHGLSDYLGSGKRFGVNISYVVQEERKGLADAVLAGEHIIKEDFIVVLGDNFFAPKTFLRDLISFHLESSADTVVGVAEVADVTRHGIINPEGDRILDMVEKPAVEEAKSSLGALGAYVFTPEIFDAIRNTKPGYKGELQLTDSIMAQIVQGKKVYYKKIDGIHIDVGTPRDLMRANEWYLEHRNGDI
- a CDS encoding UDP-glucose dehydrogenase family protein, which encodes MKISVVGGGYVGLITGACLAEKGHHVTIIDIDKEKIDAINSARPPIYEKGLEELLARHSGKNLSASTGYESVRDSEISIICVGTPMGEDGSADLKYIVSAAESIGRELKNSGVYHVVTVKSTVPPGTTSGVVIPAVRSASGNNPNIGFAMNPEFLREGIAVDDFMNPDRVVIGSDDKKSGDLVESLYSGFNAKILRTGLISAEMIKYASNSFLATKISFSNEVGNICKSLGIDVYEVMEGVGLDHRISPYFLNAGCGFGGSCFPKDVSALIHLAKSKGVDPVLLRSVLKVNEVQPLLIIDILKKHLGNLNGKRIAVLGLAFKGDTDDIRDSRAVPAIERLIAEKADVHAFDPMANENMKAVFPEITYHDSAAGALEDADGCLVMTEWPKFSRLDKEFDKMKQRVIIEGRRILSVPDAEGICW
- the corA gene encoding magnesium/cobalt transporter CorA; its protein translation is MRAAEKPKIAKLSEKSGLPPGTPVYTGERSPDETKIRIFLYNEEEYEEKTGLSLDELKEFSAKAGSKWVIVTGLADTQLINDICEFSGLHPLTTEDILNTHQRPKIESFDDYIYIVIKVILPMEDEGIYSEQASIILFKDTIITFLENDDRIFEPLIRRLTASKGRLRKNGNDYLFYAIIDSVVDEYFEIFEIIGERLERIEDSVIISPEPEILEDIYSVRRDLIWLRKSIWPLRDVVAELSRGEYDLIGDNTEIFLRDVHDHLSQISETLETYRDLAAGILDLYLSGVSNRMNEVMKVLTIIATIFIPLTFIAGLYGMNFRYMPELNHPYAYPAILLLMLAIAVAMLIYFRKKRWL